Proteins encoded by one window of Microplitis mediator isolate UGA2020A chromosome 1, iyMicMedi2.1, whole genome shotgun sequence:
- the LOC130667201 gene encoding vesicle transport protein USE1: MTQQNSIRMSRSEINVRRLLGRCELLAKEDSHQDWRLEKYINALDDAIKKLQTLPDKPSGDKMMDYTKRIDFLKGVIDAAKFSNPIERVAAAQMLPRSSSVLVDSTGPNIVAQIHQKTSAKYNKELRSELFNTDSDDVGVRHRLSSASPTQDEDLDALIKYNRNMQEKIAENMLLMTSNMKEHALTANAIIKKDMSSLEKSDKLTEINAVKLNKESLKLEEHTKSKWRCLVWVMIAFVLAVFFNMVLFMKVAKKKI, from the exons atgacgcAACAAAATTCAATACGAATGTCAAGATCGGAAATAAATGTTAGAAGATTACTTGGACGTTGTGAATTATTGGCTAAGGAAGATAGTCATCAAGATTGGAGATTGGAGAAG TACATTAACGCGCTGGATGATGCTATCAAGAAATTACAAACATTACCAGA CAAACCCAGTGGGGACAAAATGATGGACTATACAAAaagaatagattttttaaaggGAGTTATCGATGCCGCTAAATTTAGTAATCCGATAGAACGTGTTGCAGCAGCGCAAATGTTGCCTAGATCATCATCTGTACTTGTAGATTCAACTGGACCCAATATTGTTGCGCAAATTCATCAAAAAACTTCTgctaaatataataaagaattACGATCTGAATTATTTAACACTGATTCTG ATGATGTTGGTGTAAGACATCGTCTTTCAAGTGCATCACCAACTCAAGATGAAGATCTAGAtgctttaataaaatacaatcgTAATATGCAAGAAAAAATAGCCGAAAATATGTTACTGATGACAAGCAATATGAAAGAACATGCGTTAACAGCAaatgcaattataaaaaaagatatgAGTTCTCTTGAAAAATCTGACAAATTAACGGAAATAAATGCcgttaaattaaacaaagaGTCATTGAAACTTGAAGAACATACTAAATCTAAATGGAGATGCTTGGTTTGGGTAATGATTGCATTTGTCCTCGCAGTATTTTTCA acatggttttatttatgaaagttgctaaaaagaaaatttaa
- the LOC130667143 gene encoding exportin-1, translated as MATLAEQASKLLDFNQKLDITLLDSIVVCMYNGIGEQQKIAQEVLTTLKEHPDAWTRVDTILEYSQNQETKFYALQILEQVIKTRWKVLPRNQCEGIKKYIVGLIIKTSSDPETMENSRVYLNKLNIILVQILKREWPKNWESFIGDIVGASKTNESLCQNNMAILKLLSEEVFDFSSGQLTQTKAKHLKDTMCSEFSQIFHLCQFVMDNSPNVPLVAVTLETLLRFLNWIPLGYIFETKLITTLIFKFLNVPIFRNVTLKCLIEIAAVTVANYDNMFVLLFTNTMQQLEEMLYPTTNIRDAYAYGQDDEQNFIQNLAIFLCTFLKEHGALVEKKELNETLLKALHYLVLISEVEEVEIFKICLEYWNSLAADLYRENPFMSSPPMINPKNNMAIPPRRAFYCPVLTKVRYIMISRMAKPEEVLVIENENGEVVREFMKDTDSINLYKNMRETLVYLTHLDYADTEKVMTEKLQNQVNGSEWSWKNLNTLCWAIGSISGAMHEEDEKRFLVTVIKELLGLCEQKKGKDNKAIIASNIMYVVGQYPRFLRAHWKFLKTVVNKLFEFMHETHDGVQDMACDTFIKIALKCRRHFVTTQVGESMPFIEEILSTISSIICDLQTQQVHTFYEAVGYMISAQVDDIGQKERIERYMLLPNRVWDDIISQASKNVDVLKDPEAVKQLGSILKTNVRACKALGHPYVIQLGRIYLDMLNVYKVMSENISAAIALNGEGVTKQPLIKSMRVVKKETLKLISDWISRSNDHQMVLENFIPPLLDAVLLDYQKTNVPCARESEVLSAMATIVNKLEGHITSEVPKIFDAVFECTLEMINKDFEEFPEHRTNFFLLLQAVNVHCFPAFLSIPPAQFKLVLDSIIWAFKHTMRNVADTGLAILYQLLQNIEQHEQAAQSFYQTYFTEILQHIFSVVTDTSHTAGLTMHATILAYMFTLVELGRILVPLGPIPDNRLYVQEFVASLLKAAFPHLTDNQIKITVQGLFNLDQDIPAFKEHLRDFLVQIREYTGEDDSDLYLEERETALRTAQEEKRRQQMAVPGIINPHEIPEEMQD; from the exons ATGGCAACATTGGCTGAGCAAGCATCCAAACTATTGGATTTTAATCAGAAGCTGGACATAACGCTTCTTGATAGTATTGTCGTGTGTATGTATAATGGAATTGGTGAACAACAGAAAATAGCACAGGAAGTCCTCACTACACTTAAGGAACATCCTGATGCTTGGACGCGTGTTGATACTATTTTAGAGTATTCCCAG aatcaagagacaaaattttatgcattacaAATTTTGGAGCAAGTCATTAAAACAAGATGGAAAGTGCTACCGAGAAATCAGTGCGAAGGCATAAAGAAGTATATCGTAGGATTGATTATTAAGACCAGTAGTGATCCGGAAACAATGGAAAATTCCCGAGTTTACCTTAATAAACTTAACATTATTCTTGTACAA ATATTAAAACGTGAGTGGCCAAAGAATTGGGAATCCTTCATCGGTGATATAGTTGGTGCAAGTAAAACAAATGAAAGCTTATGTCAAAACAACATGGCAATTCTTAAACTATTATCAGAAGAAGTGTTCGATTTCTCAAGCGGACAGTTGACACAGACAAAAGCAAAACATCTTAAGGATACAATGTGCAGTGAATTTTCACAAATATTTCACCTGTGTCAGTTTGTGATGGACAATTCACCCAACGTACCACTTGTAGCGGTAACTCTCGAGACACTGCTGAGGTTTTTAAACTGGATACCACTTGGttatatatttgaaacaaaattaataacaacgttgatatttaaatttctaaatgtACCGATATTTCGTAATGTTACGCTTAAATGTTTGATTGAAATAGCCGCTGTTACGGTGGCTAATTACGACAACATGTTTGTGTTATTATTCACAAATACAATGCAGCAGTTAGAAGAAATGTTATATCCGACGACAAACATCCGCGATGCTTATGCTTACGGTCAAGACGATGAGCAAAACTTTATCCAAAACTTGGCAATATTTTTGTGcacatttttaaaagaacACGGCGCATTGGTTGAGAAAAAAGAATTGAATGAAACCCTACTGAAGGCACTTCATTATCTTGTGTTGATATCCGAAGTTGAAGaagttgaaatatttaaaatatgtctTGAGTACTGGAACAGTTTGGCCGCTGATTTATACCGGGAAAATCCATTCATGTCATCACCGCCAATGATTAATCCGAAAAATAATATGGCGATACCACCTCGACGTGCATTTTATTGTCCAGTATTGACTAAAGTCCGTTATATTATGATAAGTCGTATGGCTAAACCGGAAGAAGTATTGgtaattgaaaatgaaaatggtGAAGTTGTACGTGAATTTATGAAAGATACtgattctattaatttatataaaaatatgcgtGAGACACTTGTTTATTTAACGCATTTAGATTACGCAGATACGGAAAAAGTTATGActgaaaaattacagaatCAAGTTAACGGAAGTGAATGgtcatggaaaaatttaaatacacttTGTTGGGCAATTGGTAGTATTTCTGGTGCAATGCACGAAGAAgatgaaaaacgttttttggtAACAGTTATTAAAGAGTTACTGGGTTTATGTGAGCAGAAAAAAGGCAAAGACAACAAGGCAATTATTGCAAGTAATATTATGTATGTTGTCGGACAGTATCCGAGATTTTTACGCGCCCACTGGAAGTTTTTGAAAACTGttgtcaataaattatttgaatttatgcaCGAAACACATGACGGTGTACAGGATATGGCTTGTGatacatttattaaaatagcATTAAAATGTCGTAGACACTTTGTAACAACTCAAGTTGGCGAGTCAATGCCAtttattgaagaaattttGTCAACAATAAGCAGCATCATTTGTGATTTACAAACTCAACAGGTTCATACATTTTATGAAGCTGTTGGTTATATGATTAGTGCTCAGGTTGATGATATTGGACAGAAAGAACGAATTGAACGTTACATGCTGCTGCCAAATCGAGTGTGGGATGATATTATTAGTCAGGCATCGAAAAATGTTGATGTCCTAAAGGATCCAGAAGCTGTTAAGCAGCTTGGTAGCATTCTCAAGACTAATGTACGGGCGTGTAAAGCATTAGGACACCCGTATGTTATACAGTTAGGAAGAATATACTTAGACATGTTAAATGTATAcaag gtaatgagtgaaaatataagtGCTGCGATAGCTTTAAATGGTGAAGGTGTGACAAAACAACCTTTGATTAAAAGTATGAGAGTTGTCAAAAAAGAAACATTAAAATTGATCTCCGATTGGATTAGCAGATCGAATGATCACCAAATg GttcttgaaaatttcattcCGCCTCTGCTGGACGCCGTGCTGTTGGATTATCAGAAGACAAATGTACCGTGTGCGAGAGAATCCGAAGTGCTGAGTGCAATGGCCACAATTGTTAACAAATTAGAGGGACATATTACCAGCGAAGTGCCGAAAATATTTGACGCTGTGTTTGAATGCACACTCGAGATGATAAACAAAGACTTTGAAGAGTTTCCTGAGCACAGAACAAACTTTTTCCTTTTGCTGCAGGCCGTTAATGTCCACTGTTTCCCGGCATTCTTATCAATACCGCCGGCACAATTTAAACTCGTACTTGACTCAATAATATGGGCATTCAAACACACGATGAGAAATGTTGCTGACACGGGTTTGGCTATTCTTTATCAGTTGTTACAAAATATCGAACAACATGAGCAAGCTGCACAGAGTTTTTACCAGACATACTTTACTGAAATTCTTCAACATATATTTAGTGTTGTCACTGACACTTCACATACAGCtg gtTTGACAATGCACGCAACTATTTTGGCATACATGTTTACATTAGTTGAATTGGGAAGAATTCTTGTACCACTTGGCCCAATACCTGATAACAGACTTTATGTACAAGAATTTGTTGCCAGTTTACTGAAAGCAGCCTTTCCACATTTAACAGATAATCAGATTAAAATAACTGTCCAAGGACTTTTTAATTTGGATCAAGACATACCGGCATTCAAGGAACATCTTAGAGATTTCCTTGTACAAATTAga gaATATACTGGTGAAGATGATTCTGATCTGTATTTGGAAGAACGTGAGACGGCATTACGAACCGCTCAAGAAGAAAAAAGGCGGCAACAAATGGCTGTACCGGGTATTATTAATCCTCATGAAATTCCAGAGGAGATGCAGGACTGA
- the LOC130667207 gene encoding osteoclast-stimulating factor 1-like, which produces MASEVKPTVKQPPKPIWRPGKVKVVRALYNYTAQHADELSFEEGEILYVYDRDTDANWWKAKCGDKDGLIPSNYVEEQTEEVELPLHEAARRGNLSFLQECLRQGVSGTGLDSAGNTPLYWAARAGHVECIKELLSQPSPAINAQNKIGDSPLHIAASRGHEEVVDILLNYGADATLRNNDKLLAEDLANKTSIKNAIQMSKQDHDRDYGYGADDYNDDSD; this is translated from the exons atggcgtCCGAAGTTAAACCAACTGTCAAACAACCACCGAAACCAATTTGGAGGCCTG ggAAAGTGAAGGTAGTGAGGGCTTTGTATAACTACACAGCTCAGCAT GCTGATGAATTGTCATTCGAAGAAGGAGAAATACTTTATGTTTATGACCGAGACACTGATGCTAACTGGTGGAAAGCTAAATGTGGTGATAAAGATGGACTTATCCCCTCTAATTATG TTGAAGAACAGACGGAGGAAGTTGAATTACCCTTACATGAAGCTGCCAGAAGGGGCAATTTATCATTTCTTCAAGAGTGCCTGAGACAAGGGGTGTCGGGGACTGGATTAGATTCTGCGGGTAATACTCCTCTGTACTGGGCAGCGAGAGCTGGACATGTTGAATGTATTAAAGAGTTATTGAGTCAACCTAGTCCTGCTATTAATGCTCaa aataaaattGGAGATTCCCCACTACATATTGCGGCGAGTCGTGGTCATGAAGAAGTAgttgatatattattaaacTACGGCGCTGATGCAACGTTaagaaataatgataaattattagctGAAGACTTGGCGAATAAAACGTCTATTAAAAATGCAATACAGATGAGCAAACAAGATCATGATA
- the LOC130667210 gene encoding transitional endoplasmic reticulum ATPase TER94-like has product MSDNKSEDLATAILKKKSKPNRLLVDEAVTDDNSVVALSDAKMAELQLFRGDTVLLKGKRRKQTVCIVLSDDSCPDDKIRMNRVVRNNLRVRLSDVVSVQPCPDIKYGQRIHVLPIDDTVEGLTGNLFEVALKPYFVEAYRPVHKDDIFVVRSAMRAVEFKVVETDPSPYCIVAPETVIHCEGDPIKREEEEAVFNAVGYDDIGGVRKQLAQIKEMIELPLRHPSLFKAIGVKPPRGILLYGPPGTGKTLIARAVANETGAFFFLINGPEIMSKLAGESESNLRKAFEEAEKNSPAIIFIDEIDAIAPKREKAQGEVEKRIVSQLLTLMDGMKKTSDVIVMAATNRPNSIDGALRRFGRFDREIDIGIPDAIGRLEILRIHTKNMKLADDVELEQIAAETHGHVGADMASLCSEAALQQIREKMDLIDLDDEQIDAEVLSSLAVTMENFRYALSKSTPSALRETTVEVPNVTWEDVGGLQNVKKELQELVQYPVEHPEKFLKFGMQPSRGVLFYGPPGCGKTLLAKAIANECQANFISVKGPELLTMWFGESEANVRDVFDKARSAAPCVLFFDELDSIAASRGGSGGDGGGAADRIINQVLTEMDGMGAKKNVFIIGATNRPDIIDPAVLRPGRLDQLIYIPLPDEKSREAIFKANLRKSPVANDVDLTLLAKVTQGFSGADLTEICQRACKLAIRQCIEADMRRERERAENPTAAEDMEQDLDDPVPEITRAHFEEAMKFARRSVSDNDIRKYEGFSQTLQQSRGFGTNFRFPQSTTGSPQDTSQRDQGFQDDADEDLYN; this is encoded by the coding sequence atgagTGATAACAAAAGTGAAGATTTAGCAACagctattttaaaaaagaagaGCAAGCCCAATAGGTTACTAGTCGATGAAGCCGTCACGGATGATAATTCCGTGGTTGCTTTGTCCGATGCCAAAATGGCGGAGTTGCAATTATTCAGGGGTGATACAGTTTTACTTAAAGGTAAAAGACGCAAGCAGACAGTCTGCATCGTTTTGTCTGATGACTCATGTCCAGATGATAAAATTCGAATGAACCGGGTGGTACGAAATAATTTACGTGTCCGTTTAAGTGACGTCGTTTCAGTCCAACCATGCCCGGATATTAAATATGGGCAGAGAATCCACGTTTTGCCAATTGATGATACCGTCGAAGGACTCACTGGTAATCTATTTGAAGTGGCTTTGAAACCGTATTTTGTCGAGGCCTATCGTCCTGTTCACAAGGATGACATCTTTGTCGTCAGAAGTGCAATGCGTGCTGTGGAATTCAAAGTCGTTGAAACTGATCCCAGTCCTTACTGTATAGTTGCGCCTGAAACTGTTATCCACTGCGAGGGTGACCCAATTAAACGTGAGGAAGAAGAAGCTGTTTTTAATGCCGTAGGGTATGATGATATCGGTGGTGTCCGCAAGCAACTCGCGcaaataaaagaaatgattGAGTTACCACTTCGTCATCCTTCGCTATTCAAAGCCATTGGAGTTAAACCACCACGTGGTATTTTACTGTACGGTCCACCAGGTACTGGAAAAACACTTATTGCTCGTGCTGTTGCTAATGAAACTGGTGCATTCTTTTTCCTTATCAACGGCCCGGAAATAATGAGCAAACTCGCTGGAGAATCTGAAAGTAATTTGCGTAAAGCGTTCGAAGAAGCTGAGAAAAATTCACCTGctattattttcattgatgAAATAGACGCCATTGCGCCTAAACGTGAGAAAGCTCAAGGAGAAGTTGAGAAACGGATTGTTTCACAATTGCTGACACTGATGGACGGTATGAAGAAGACATCTGATGTTATTGTGATGGCCGCGACCAATCGCCCCAATAGCATTGACGGAGCATTACGTCGCTTCGGACGTTTCGACAGAGAAATAGACATCGGTATTCCTGATGCCATCGGACGTCTAGAAATTTTGCGAATTCACACCAAGAATATGAAACTCGCTGATGATGTTGAATTGGAACAGATCGCTGCTGAAACCCATGGCCACGTAGGCGCTGACATGGCTTCTTTGTGTTCCGAGGCTGCATTGCAGCAGATCCGTGAAAAAATGGATTTGATTGACTTGGACGATGAGCAGATTGATGCTGAGGTGCTGAGTTCACTTGCAGTCACGATGGAGAACTTCAGATATGCTTTGTCTAAGAGTACTCCAAGTGCTTTGCGCGAAACTACTGTTGAAGTTCCTAACGTCACATGGGAGGACGTCGGAGGTCTGCAGAATGTTAAAAAAGAGTTACAGGAACTGGTACAGTACCCTGTTGAGCAtccggaaaaatttttgaagtttgGCATGCAGCCATCGAGAGGAGTTTTGTTTTACGGTCCACCTGGATGTGGTAAAACTTTGCTGGCTAAAGCTATTGCTAATGAATGTCAAGCGAATTTTATTTCCGTCAAGGGACCGGAATTGCTGACCATGTGGTTCGGAGAGTCTGAAGCCAATGTACGAGATGTCTTTGACAAAGCCAGGTCAGCTGCACCCTGTGTTCTGTTTTTCGATGAACTGGATTCAATTGCCGCATCTAGGGGTGGATCAGGCGGTGATGGAGGTGGTGCTGCGGACCGTATAATCAATCAGGTTCTCACTGAAATGGATGGAATGGGAGCTAAGAAAAATGTGTTCATCATCGGTGCTACAAATCGTCCAGATATAATTGATCCTGCTGTGCTTCGACCAGGGCGCCTTGATCAACTTATCTACATACCGCTTCCTGATGAAAAATCCCGAGAAGCTATTTTCAAAGCCAACTTACGAAAATCTCCAGTAGCTAATGATGTTGACTTGACGCTCCTCGCTAAAGTAACCCAAGGTTTCTCCGGTGCTGATTTGACTGAAATTTGTCAGCGTGCTTGTAAATTAGCCATCAGACAATGCATTGAAGCCGACATGCGCAGAGAAAGAGAACGAGCGGAAAACCCTACAGCTGCTGAGGATATGGAACAAGATCTAGATGATCCTGTACCGGAAATCACTCGGGCTCACTTTGAAGAAGCCATGAAATTCGCTCGTCGTTCTGTATCCGACAACGACATCAGAAAATACGAAGGCTTCTCACAAACTCTCCAGCAATCTCGCGGCTTTGGTACTAATTTCAGATTCCCTCAAAGTACCACCGGAAGTCCTCAAGACACTTCACAAAGAGATCAAGGTTTCCAAGATGACGCTGATGAGGATCTCTATAATTAA